One stretch of candidate division TA06 bacterium DNA includes these proteins:
- a CDS encoding DUF1624 domain-containing protein → MIKNDSPKFRLIHIDWARGLAVLLMIQTHAIDAWLAPQYRLSAFFGKSQLLGGFPAPAFLFLAGLAMALGYGKVDNSETALLPKLWLSVKRGLQVLGLAFIFRLQEFVQWTEWRQWPKLFRVDILNTIGISLMALGLLFWVVRANRWRFVLLLAGISALAVFTPFVQNSTVVKSLPWLLGEYLGWRFDYGYFPVFPWLAFSYAGAAVGLLIAEYKQDRSKSIYLSLGLAALAWALIIGGNLWAKHSPHGAGWSFWRNSPEYAIIRIGIQVLVLSSSFVLCLFFKPQSFSLMRLLGRHSLLIYWVHITMVYGRPLFFLKLKLDPLQSVLGVVALTGMMLGLAWLAENWRELWNDIKGKLPKQW, encoded by the coding sequence ATGATAAAAAACGATTCCCCAAAATTCAGGCTCATTCACATCGATTGGGCCCGCGGTCTGGCAGTCCTGCTGATGATCCAGACCCATGCCATAGACGCCTGGCTGGCCCCCCAATACCGCCTGTCCGCCTTTTTCGGCAAGTCCCAGCTGCTGGGAGGATTTCCCGCTCCGGCCTTCCTGTTCCTGGCCGGGCTGGCCATGGCCCTGGGCTACGGTAAAGTGGACAATTCGGAAACGGCGCTACTACCAAAGCTCTGGCTCTCGGTCAAGCGCGGACTGCAGGTTCTGGGACTGGCCTTCATATTCAGGCTGCAGGAATTCGTCCAGTGGACGGAATGGCGTCAGTGGCCCAAGCTCTTCCGGGTGGACATCCTCAACACCATCGGAATCTCCCTAATGGCGCTGGGTCTGTTGTTTTGGGTGGTCCGGGCAAACCGATGGCGATTCGTTCTTCTTCTGGCTGGCATCTCTGCCCTGGCTGTCTTTACGCCATTTGTTCAGAATTCCACGGTGGTCAAATCCCTGCCCTGGCTGCTGGGCGAGTACCTGGGCTGGCGCTTCGATTACGGATATTTTCCGGTATTCCCCTGGCTGGCCTTCTCCTATGCCGGTGCCGCCGTAGGCCTGCTGATCGCGGAATACAAACAGGACCGGAGCAAAAGTATTTATCTGAGCCTGGGGCTGGCTGCCCTGGCTTGGGCTTTGATCATCGGAGGCAACCTCTGGGCCAAACACTCTCCTCACGGAGCAGGATGGAGCTTCTGGCGCAACAGTCCGGAATATGCCATCATCAGGATCGGGATCCAGGTCCTGGTCCTGTCCAGTAGCTTTGTGCTCTGCCTGTTCTTTAAGCCCCAGAGTTTTTCGTTAATGCGTCTATTGGGGCGGCACTCCCTGCTGATATACTGGGTCCACATCACTATGGTGTACGGCCGTCCGCTGTTCTTTTTAAAACTGAAGCTGGATCCTCTGCAGTCGGTCCTGGGAGTGGTTGCTTTGACAGGAATGATGCTGGGCTTGGCCTGGCTGGCGGAAAATTGGCGTGAATTGTGGAACGATATAAAAGGCAAACTGCCAAAACAATGGTGA
- a CDS encoding ATP-binding cassette domain-containing protein — MPQIVVEKMIKTFQVAERSTGFMGAVKGLVHRKYRTVKALDGIDFSLDQGELVGLIGPNGAGKSTTVKILSGIMVPDSGRVEVMGRIPWKERIESVRHIGVVFGQRTQLWWDLPVIESYQLLKDIYRIPDRQYEHQLASSAELLDLKNLLDVPVRQLSLGQRMKCDLAAVLLHSPKILYLDEPTIGLDAVSKLAIRDIIGRINREQDVTVVLTTHDMDDIETLCRRVIVINQGKIFMDGTLQQLRSLVTTERRLIIDLEDSAVSLSDPDAELIKQEGHRVWLRFDPAKITVPELIERIAKAHPVRDIFVENPPIEEIIARLYGGAEQ; from the coding sequence ATGCCGCAAATCGTGGTCGAAAAAATGATCAAAACCTTTCAGGTGGCTGAACGGTCAACCGGTTTCATGGGAGCCGTGAAAGGATTGGTCCATAGAAAGTATCGGACAGTAAAGGCACTCGACGGAATTGATTTTTCCCTGGACCAAGGAGAATTGGTGGGATTGATCGGCCCCAACGGAGCGGGGAAAAGCACCACCGTTAAGATCCTTTCAGGTATCATGGTGCCGGATTCAGGCCGGGTGGAGGTGATGGGGCGCATTCCCTGGAAAGAGAGGATAGAATCGGTGCGGCACATCGGCGTGGTGTTCGGCCAGAGGACCCAGCTTTGGTGGGACCTGCCGGTGATAGAGTCATACCAACTGCTGAAGGACATCTACCGGATCCCCGATCGCCAATATGAACATCAGTTGGCCAGTTCGGCGGAACTGCTGGACCTGAAAAACCTGCTGGATGTCCCGGTGCGGCAGCTTTCGCTGGGACAGCGGATGAAATGCGACCTGGCTGCGGTGCTGCTGCATTCTCCCAAGATACTGTACCTGGATGAACCGACCATCGGCCTGGATGCCGTCAGCAAGCTGGCCATCCGCGACATTATCGGCCGGATCAACCGCGAACAGGACGTGACGGTCGTTCTGACGACCCACGACATGGACGACATCGAAACCTTGTGCCGGCGGGTGATCGTCATCAACCAAGGCAAGATATTCATGGACGGCACCCTGCAACAGCTGCGGTCGCTGGTGACCACCGAACGGCGGCTGATCATCGACCTGGAGGATTCAGCCGTGTCGTTGTCAGATCCGGACGCAGAACTTATCAAACAGGAAGGGCACCGGGTGTGGCTGCGGTTCGACCCGGCAAAGATCACGGTGCCGGAGCTGATCGAACGGATCGCCAAGGCCCACCCTGTTCGGGACATATTCGTAGAAAACCCTCCCATCGAGGAGATCATCGCCAGGTTGTATGGCGGGGCAGAGCAATGA
- a CDS encoding ferritin family protein — protein MKTLKNMPKALKAALKLEHKGSAFYLKMSQKTGNILAKKLYDQLALQEVEHIGRINEIYAAIIQGQAWPVPAGKKTGFLEAEIKKLFLKLNRDGVKLKPDNTSGMKVAMDMEWYSFKMYEKLWKESVDGPEKDFFKHLMAEETKHYEALSNVYAYMTNNGDWLERSESETWNWMNS, from the coding sequence ATGAAAACTCTAAAGAACATGCCCAAAGCCCTGAAGGCCGCCCTGAAGCTGGAGCACAAGGGCAGCGCCTTTTATCTTAAGATGTCCCAGAAGACCGGGAACATCCTGGCCAAAAAGCTCTACGACCAGCTAGCCCTGCAGGAGGTGGAGCATATCGGGCGGATCAACGAGATCTACGCCGCCATCATTCAGGGTCAGGCCTGGCCGGTGCCAGCCGGAAAGAAAACCGGCTTTTTGGAAGCGGAGATCAAGAAGCTGTTCCTCAAGCTCAACCGGGACGGGGTAAAACTTAAACCGGACAACACCTCGGGGATGAAGGTGGCCATGGACATGGAGTGGTATAGTTTTAAGATGTATGAAAAACTGTGGAAGGAATCGGTGGACGGTCCGGAGAAGGATTTTTTCAAGCATCTGATGGCCGAAGAGACCAAGCACTACGAGGCGCTGTCCAACGTTTATGCCTACATGACCAACAACGGGGACTGGCTGGAGCGATCGGAGAGCGAAACCTGGAACTGGATGAACTCGTAA
- a CDS encoding UvrB/UvrC motif-containing protein, protein MLCQSCHKKQATLSYTEIKAGQARHRMLCEECALSQGLLSPMEAAISGLSDLLTQLMMELTDSSPARPDISCSRCGLSWSQFQKTGRLGCPGCYRDFSEKLEPLVQRIQHSDRHLGKTAKKAAVQLPVAGDQAVILKRQLNAAVEKEQFELAATLRDRLKVLESEQLK, encoded by the coding sequence ATGCTTTGCCAATCCTGCCATAAAAAACAGGCCACATTAAGCTACACCGAGATCAAGGCCGGACAGGCCCGCCACAGGATGCTGTGCGAGGAATGCGCCCTGAGCCAGGGCCTATTGAGCCCTATGGAGGCCGCCATCTCCGGCCTGAGCGACCTGCTTACCCAGCTGATGATGGAACTGACCGATTCCAGCCCGGCCCGGCCCGATATAAGCTGCAGCCGCTGCGGCCTCAGCTGGTCCCAGTTCCAGAAGACCGGCAGGCTGGGATGCCCCGGCTGTTACCGGGATTTTTCAGAGAAACTGGAACCGCTGGTGCAGCGCATCCAGCACAGCGACCGGCATCTGGGCAAGACCGCTAAGAAGGCAGCGGTACAACTACCGGTGGCCGGGGACCAGGCGGTCATTCTGAAACGCCAACTCAACGCAGCGGTGGAAAAGGAGCAGTTTGAACTGGCCGCTACCCTGCGCGACCGGCTGAAGGTGCTGGAATCGGAGCAGTTGAAGTGA
- the mfd gene encoding transcription-repair coupling factor, with product MFWQTISQSVTQSASFKKLFQLLPENRSSLGLTGPAETGKALIVSSLLKKAEHPLLWLLPTEEEAERQRDNLTALLGEGSIKHWAAWDVMPGEEREPDLELLGSRIESLEHLFTGSKGVVISSARALMQKTMAAHDFNQGRLDLALGQKLDRDDLISKLVAGGYERQSAVSGFGEYAVRGSIIDVATLGNSQPLRLEISDETLASMRTFGLSDQLSTQKLDRAKILPCREDLNRAVLLLDHLPKDSLLLWDEPQEVGMEWRQEAEEVLDFGADERFCEPKELTARLEEHSRIIMTSGAGFGSFEGAEPANQVKISIGPVEPFMSNLELLEQKLNKLEAESFATHLLCDNTGQQGRLKEILTPEALAKVRGVEVAGLHAGFIFPEGRICAITEREIFARERHRRFRRFFKGGSAIRSLDALKSGDYMVHVDYGICQYKGLVDLELNGQKTECLLLFFRDNDKLYVPIEHMKRVQRYSSEEGFVPVLSKLGSKAWEETKARVKKAAKDMAGELVALYAQRKSQPGHRFSEDTQWQKELEASFMYQETPDQLKALTEIKADMESDKPMDRLLCGDVGYGKTEVALRAAFKAAMDNKQVAVLVPTTVLCEQHYQTFKERLADYPVKVEMLSRFRRPADIKEAVKSIAAGGVDIAIGTHRLLQKDVKFKNLGLLVVDEEQRFGVGHKEKIKQFCQNVDVLTMTATPIPRTLHMSLLGVRDISNIETPPKDRLAVVTEMMPWNEARIKEAVLRELDRGGQVFFLHNRVQSIGAMTALLSRLLPSVEIAYAHGQMDERELESVMLAFTARRYDVLVATTIIESGLDMPNVNTIIINRADRFGLAQLYQLRGRVGRSSKRAYAYMVVPKGGKMTDIARKRLRIIEELSELGSGFQLALRDLEIRGAGNLLGREQNGHMLSVGFDMYCQLLEEAVRELKGLPAISQINVTMEIEGQAIIPADYVEEPNERINLYRRLNKAADLAGIERIAGELKDRFGEPPGPANKLLEVARLRLAAASLGADRLVWRNNIMEWWWPEDRDPARELLEKVVSKVNLPLEFVSGKRFMVKMALGKEYDIEALAKVMFKG from the coding sequence ATGTTCTGGCAAACCATATCCCAATCCGTCACCCAAAGCGCTTCCTTCAAAAAGCTGTTTCAGCTGCTGCCGGAGAACCGCTCCAGCCTGGGCCTGACCGGCCCGGCCGAGACCGGCAAGGCGCTGATAGTCAGCAGTCTTTTGAAAAAGGCGGAGCATCCCCTTTTATGGCTGCTGCCCACCGAAGAGGAGGCCGAGCGCCAGCGGGACAATCTGACGGCCCTGCTGGGCGAAGGTTCTATAAAACACTGGGCGGCCTGGGACGTGATGCCGGGCGAGGAACGGGAGCCGGACCTGGAACTGCTGGGCAGCCGGATAGAATCATTGGAACATCTTTTCACCGGCTCCAAAGGGGTGGTGATCAGTTCCGCCCGGGCTTTGATGCAGAAAACAATGGCGGCCCACGATTTCAACCAGGGCCGGCTGGATCTGGCGCTGGGGCAGAAACTGGACCGGGATGACCTGATCTCAAAATTAGTGGCCGGAGGTTACGAGCGGCAGTCGGCGGTGTCGGGTTTCGGCGAGTACGCGGTGCGGGGCAGCATCATCGACGTGGCCACTCTGGGGAACAGCCAGCCCCTGAGGCTGGAGATATCGGATGAAACCCTGGCCTCGATGCGGACCTTCGGCCTTTCCGACCAGCTTTCCACCCAGAAACTGGACCGGGCAAAGATACTGCCCTGCCGGGAGGACCTGAACCGGGCGGTGCTGCTGCTTGACCACCTCCCCAAAGACTCCCTGCTTTTGTGGGACGAGCCCCAGGAAGTGGGGATGGAGTGGAGGCAGGAGGCCGAGGAGGTGCTGGATTTCGGGGCCGACGAAAGGTTCTGCGAACCAAAAGAGCTCACCGCCCGGCTGGAGGAGCATAGCCGGATCATCATGACCTCGGGCGCGGGTTTCGGCAGTTTTGAAGGGGCCGAGCCGGCCAACCAGGTCAAGATATCCATCGGCCCGGTGGAGCCCTTCATGTCCAACCTGGAACTGCTGGAGCAAAAGCTCAACAAGCTGGAGGCCGAAAGCTTCGCCACCCATCTGCTATGCGACAATACCGGACAGCAGGGGCGGCTGAAGGAGATCCTGACCCCGGAGGCTTTGGCCAAGGTCCGGGGCGTGGAGGTGGCCGGACTGCACGCCGGGTTCATCTTCCCCGAGGGAAGGATCTGCGCCATCACCGAGCGGGAGATCTTCGCCCGGGAGCGCCACCGCCGCTTCCGCCGTTTCTTCAAGGGGGGCAGCGCCATCCGCAGCCTGGACGCCCTGAAGTCCGGCGATTACATGGTACACGTGGACTACGGCATCTGCCAGTACAAGGGCCTGGTGGACCTGGAGCTGAACGGCCAGAAGACGGAATGCCTGCTGCTGTTCTTTAGGGACAACGACAAGCTCTACGTTCCTATCGAGCACATGAAGCGGGTGCAGCGCTATTCCTCCGAGGAAGGTTTCGTGCCGGTGCTATCCAAACTCGGCTCCAAGGCCTGGGAGGAGACCAAGGCCCGGGTCAAGAAGGCGGCCAAGGACATGGCCGGAGAATTAGTGGCGTTGTATGCCCAGCGCAAATCCCAGCCGGGACACCGCTTTTCGGAAGACACCCAGTGGCAGAAGGAACTGGAGGCTTCGTTCATGTACCAGGAGACCCCGGACCAGCTGAAGGCCCTGACCGAGATCAAGGCCGACATGGAGTCCGACAAGCCCATGGACCGGCTGCTGTGCGGGGACGTGGGCTACGGTAAGACCGAGGTGGCGTTAAGGGCTGCCTTCAAGGCGGCCATGGACAACAAGCAGGTGGCGGTGCTGGTGCCCACCACAGTTCTCTGCGAACAGCATTACCAGACCTTCAAGGAGCGGCTGGCCGACTACCCGGTCAAGGTGGAGATGCTGTCGCGCTTCCGCCGTCCGGCCGACATCAAGGAAGCGGTCAAGTCTATAGCGGCCGGGGGGGTGGACATCGCCATCGGCACCCACCGCCTGCTGCAGAAGGACGTCAAGTTCAAAAACCTGGGCCTGCTGGTGGTGGACGAGGAACAGCGGTTCGGGGTGGGACACAAGGAGAAGATAAAGCAATTCTGCCAGAACGTGGACGTGCTGACCATGACCGCCACTCCCATTCCCCGTACCCTGCACATGTCGCTCTTAGGTGTGCGGGACATCTCCAATATCGAGACCCCGCCTAAGGACCGGTTGGCTGTGGTGACCGAGATGATGCCCTGGAACGAGGCCCGGATCAAGGAAGCTGTTTTAAGGGAGCTGGACCGGGGCGGCCAGGTGTTCTTCCTCCACAACCGGGTGCAGTCAATAGGGGCCATGACCGCCCTGCTGTCGCGCCTTTTGCCGTCGGTCGAGATCGCCTACGCCCACGGCCAGATGGACGAGCGGGAGCTGGAGAGCGTGATGCTGGCCTTTACCGCCCGGCGCTACGATGTGCTGGTGGCCACCACCATCATCGAATCCGGCCTGGACATGCCCAACGTCAACACCATCATCATAAACCGGGCCGACCGTTTTGGGCTGGCCCAGCTGTACCAGCTGAGGGGGCGGGTGGGCCGCTCCAGCAAAAGGGCTTATGCCTATATGGTGGTGCCCAAGGGCGGCAAGATGACCGACATCGCCCGCAAGCGCCTGAGGATCATCGAGGAACTTTCCGAGCTGGGCTCCGGTTTCCAATTAGCCTTGAGGGACCTAGAGATCCGAGGGGCGGGAAATCTTTTGGGCCGGGAACAGAACGGGCACATGCTTTCGGTGGGCTTTGACATGTACTGCCAGCTGCTGGAGGAGGCGGTGCGGGAGCTGAAGGGCCTTCCGGCCATCTCCCAGATCAACGTCACCATGGAGATCGAGGGCCAGGCCATCATCCCCGCCGATTACGTGGAGGAGCCTAATGAGAGGATCAACCTCTACCGCCGGCTGAACAAGGCCGCCGATCTGGCCGGGATAGAACGGATAGCTGGGGAGCTTAAAGACCGGTTCGGGGAACCCCCGGGCCCGGCAAATAAACTGCTGGAAGTGGCCAGGCTGAGATTGGCCGCGGCCAGCCTGGGGGCCGACCGCCTGGTGTGGAGGAACAACATCATGGAATGGTGGTGGCCCGAGGACCGGGACCCGGCCCGGGAACTGCTGGAAAAAGTGGTTTCCAAGGTGAACCTGCCGCTGGAGTTCGTTTCCGGAAAGAGGTTCATGGTGAAGATGGCGCTGGGGAAGGAGTATGACATAGAGGCTTTGGCCAAAGTGATGTTCAAGGGTTGA
- a CDS encoding type IV pilus twitching motility protein PilT: protein MQGQHLSALFVPAAAVVTESFNPPPPQQPATETSRPAAPAAPAPAPAQTVPEQQQESKYAKVYREAEIDKLLKLLVERKGSDLHLSSGEKPIFRIDGDIKRMDEFPVTTPAAAERMLYQIMEKRYREDFENDNDTDFAYEIPAVARFRVNIFLDRKGMGGVFRVIPTKVVTVEDLNISMAIQNLCNLNKGLVLVTGPTGSGKSTTLCSLVDLVNRTRAGHVITLEDPIEFVHENKKCLINQREVGPHTASFKNALRAALREDPNIVLVGEMRDLETVSIAIETAETGHLVFGTLHTSTAASTVDRVIEQFPADRQEQIRIMLSESLKGVVSQTLCKKIGGGRIAAMEILLGIPAVSNLIRESKTYQLPSIIQTNRKLGMVSLNESLMELVNLKKVEAKEAYMKALDKPDILNQLKRDGHNTAFVDEIK from the coding sequence ATGCAGGGCCAGCATCTCTCGGCCCTCTTCGTCCCGGCCGCGGCGGTGGTAACGGAATCCTTTAATCCCCCGCCGCCTCAACAACCAGCGACGGAAACTTCCCGCCCGGCGGCTCCCGCCGCTCCTGCCCCGGCCCCGGCCCAAACCGTGCCCGAGCAGCAGCAGGAATCCAAATATGCCAAGGTTTACCGGGAAGCTGAGATCGATAAGCTTTTGAAACTGCTGGTGGAGCGCAAGGGCTCGGACCTTCATCTTTCCAGCGGGGAAAAGCCGATCTTCCGGATCGACGGGGACATCAAGCGGATGGATGAATTTCCGGTGACCACCCCGGCCGCCGCCGAGCGGATGCTGTACCAGATAATGGAAAAGCGCTACCGCGAAGATTTTGAGAACGACAACGACACCGACTTTGCTTACGAGATCCCCGCAGTGGCCCGTTTCCGGGTCAACATATTTCTGGACCGCAAGGGCATGGGTGGGGTGTTCCGGGTGATCCCCACCAAGGTGGTGACGGTGGAGGATCTGAACATCTCCATGGCCATCCAGAACCTGTGCAACCTGAACAAGGGGCTGGTGCTGGTGACCGGGCCAACCGGGTCGGGAAAGTCCACCACCCTATGCTCTTTGGTGGACCTGGTCAACCGCACCCGGGCCGGGCATGTCATCACCCTGGAGGACCCCATCGAGTTCGTGCACGAGAACAAGAAATGCCTGATCAACCAGCGGGAGGTGGGTCCCCACACCGCTTCGTTCAAGAACGCCCTGCGGGCGGCTTTGCGCGAGGACCCCAACATAGTGCTGGTGGGCGAGATGCGCGACCTGGAGACGGTTTCCATCGCCATCGAGACCGCCGAGACCGGGCATTTGGTCTTCGGCACCCTGCACACCTCCACCGCCGCCTCCACCGTGGACCGGGTGATCGAGCAGTTCCCGGCCGACCGCCAGGAGCAGATCAGGATCATGCTTTCGGAATCGCTTAAGGGCGTGGTCTCCCAGACATTGTGCAAGAAGATCGGCGGGGGCCGGATAGCGGCCATGGAGATCCTTTTGGGCATCCCGGCGGTCTCCAACCTGATCAGGGAATCCAAGACCTACCAGCTGCCCTCCATCATCCAGACCAACCGCAAGCTGGGAATGGTCAGCCTGAATGAGTCATTGATGGAGCTGGTCAATCTGAAGAAAGTGGAGGCCAAAGAGGCCTACATGAAAGCGCTGGACAAGCCGGACATCCTGAACCAGCTGAAGCGTGACGGCCATAACACGGCCTTTGTGGATGAGATAAAATAG
- a CDS encoding cyclic nucleotide-binding domain-containing protein, with translation MPPVNKSSELLRNVYLFNDLSQPELEKIMGLAYDKSYEKEAAVFQEGEIGDAFYIVTEGEVRISTIVPGVGEEALKILRPGEYFGEMALIDDFPRSAAAIAHQGPVKLLAIYKRDFKKMLSEDKELAYKLLSVFIKTLSSRLRETNEKLKSIFAMAKAF, from the coding sequence ATGCCCCCGGTAAATAAAAGTTCAGAGTTGTTGCGCAATGTTTATTTGTTCAACGACCTATCCCAACCGGAGCTGGAAAAGATAATGGGGCTGGCCTATGACAAAAGCTACGAAAAGGAGGCGGCTGTTTTCCAAGAGGGCGAGATCGGCGACGCATTTTACATCGTGACCGAAGGCGAGGTCCGGATCTCCACCATTGTTCCGGGGGTGGGCGAGGAGGCTTTAAAGATCCTCCGTCCCGGGGAGTATTTCGGGGAGATGGCCCTGATCGACGATTTCCCCCGTTCGGCCGCGGCCATTGCCCACCAGGGCCCGGTGAAGCTGCTGGCCATTTATAAGCGGGATTTCAAAAAAATGCTTTCCGAGGACAAGGAACTGGCCTACAAGCTGCTGTCGGTCTTCATTAAGACCCTTTCCTCCCGGCTGCGCGAGACCAACGAGAAGCTGAAGAGCATTTTCGCCATGGCCAAGGCGTTCTAA
- a CDS encoding ABC-2 family transporter protein, producing MANAIKLWGRYARQAVRSQLQYRASFIMRVFGQLVLHALEAVVILALFDRFGSIRGWRLPEVLLFYGIAHISFAVAEGTARGFDLFSRLVKSGDFDILLLRPRSTALQVAVSDFQLMRIGRLAQGAAVMAWGMLTVNVAWHWTHLLILLSALTGAICMFYALFVFQATASFWTVESLEVMNMFTYGGVQTTQYPLEIYQKWFQRFFFFIIPLGCVTYLPVVALLGREDAIFHSPVWLQSTAPVMGVLFLLASLYLWEFGVRHYRSTGS from the coding sequence ATGGCCAATGCAATAAAACTGTGGGGCCGGTATGCAAGGCAGGCCGTGCGGAGCCAGCTGCAATACCGGGCGTCGTTCATCATGCGGGTCTTCGGGCAATTAGTGCTGCATGCGCTGGAAGCGGTGGTCATCTTGGCGCTGTTTGACCGGTTCGGCTCGATCCGGGGGTGGCGCCTGCCGGAAGTATTGCTGTTTTACGGGATCGCCCATATTTCATTTGCCGTGGCCGAGGGAACGGCCCGGGGGTTCGACCTATTTTCCCGCCTGGTCAAATCAGGCGATTTCGACATCCTGCTGCTGCGCCCGCGCAGCACGGCGCTGCAGGTGGCGGTCAGTGATTTCCAATTGATGAGGATCGGCCGGCTGGCCCAGGGTGCGGCAGTAATGGCCTGGGGAATGCTGACGGTCAATGTAGCTTGGCACTGGACCCATCTGCTGATACTGCTGTCAGCCTTGACCGGGGCCATCTGCATGTTCTATGCTTTGTTTGTTTTTCAGGCCACGGCGTCATTCTGGACGGTGGAATCACTGGAGGTGATGAACATGTTCACCTATGGCGGGGTGCAGACCACCCAATATCCGCTGGAGATCTACCAAAAATGGTTCCAGCGTTTCTTCTTCTTCATAATACCCCTGGGATGCGTCACCTACCTGCCGGTGGTGGCGCTGCTGGGCCGGGAGGATGCGATATTTCACAGCCCGGTATGGCTGCAATCCACGGCACCGGTCATGGGGGTACTGTTCCTGCTGGCCTCGCTGTACCTCTGGGAATTTGGCGTGCGGCACTACCGGTCAACCGGCAGCTGA
- a CDS encoding ABC-2 family transporter protein: MKPYWAVFKTRCAVMLQYRTAAVAGFCTQLFWGLILVMLYQALYHSSSGPKPMTLPQVISYIWLGQAMLLVLPWSNDRDVMQMIRDGGVGYELIRPVRLYGMWYSRFLATKVVPMTMRSIPIFLIAIPLLGLQPPASAAAAIAFAIAMLFGILLSTSIVVCMNILFFWTVSGEGLSQMLMVFTFLFSGTYIPLPLLPDWSQPIVSFLPFRGLMDIPFRLYLGQLPVRELPRLMQGQCLWIIFFVLAGHLLLRRGLKLVVIQGG; the protein is encoded by the coding sequence ATGAAGCCATACTGGGCCGTCTTCAAAACCCGCTGTGCGGTGATGCTCCAGTACCGGACGGCGGCCGTCGCCGGCTTTTGCACCCAGCTTTTCTGGGGACTGATCCTGGTGATGCTTTACCAGGCTTTGTACCATTCTTCATCGGGGCCAAAACCGATGACACTGCCGCAGGTGATAAGTTACATCTGGCTGGGGCAGGCCATGCTGCTGGTGCTGCCGTGGTCAAACGACCGGGATGTGATGCAGATGATTCGGGACGGCGGTGTGGGGTACGAGTTGATAAGGCCGGTCAGGCTCTATGGGATGTGGTACTCCAGGTTTCTGGCCACCAAGGTTGTGCCCATGACCATGCGCTCCATTCCCATATTCCTGATCGCCATCCCGCTTTTGGGGCTGCAGCCCCCGGCCTCGGCCGCTGCTGCCATAGCGTTTGCCATCGCAATGCTGTTCGGCATCCTGCTCAGCACCTCGATCGTGGTCTGCATGAATATCCTGTTCTTCTGGACCGTTTCGGGCGAGGGGCTTTCCCAGATGCTGATGGTCTTCACCTTTCTCTTCTCCGGCACCTACATTCCGCTGCCTTTGCTGCCGGACTGGTCCCAGCCCATCGTCAGTTTCCTGCCCTTCCGGGGACTGATGGACATTCCCTTCCGGCTTTACCTGGGGCAATTGCCGGTCAGAGAGTTGCCGCGCCTGATGCAGGGGCAGTGTCTGTGGATCATCTTTTTCGTCCTGGCCGGGCACCTGCTGCTCCGGCGGGGCTTGAAATTAGTCGTCATTCAGGGAGGTTGA
- a CDS encoding ATP--guanido phosphotransferase, whose translation MNPDDAGIIGLLQQPPGWTAGAGQEAETILSSRVRLARNLQNYNFPGRCREAERREILDFTKDQALQVNYLKGAAFFSLDGITKLGRRALEERRMADSGPGEQLQAGVLISPEQNVSLMINDEDHLRLQSIFPGLDLLEAFRVADQVDDQLQERMEVAFTSDHGFLTACPSNLGTGLRASVLMHLPALALSDQRETIIEQLSQKGIVARGAYGEGSRVKANLFQFSNRTSLGKSELEIVEEVEQAARSLQGEENKQRDDLWSRSRPELEDRVFRARAVLSQARLLSLDEFLSLWSAVRLGLSLGLFDSPKLPELNRMLIAMQPAHLQFACDRTLDATQEDIERADRVRAMFV comes from the coding sequence ATGAATCCAGATGACGCAGGGATCATAGGACTTCTACAGCAACCACCTGGCTGGACCGCCGGCGCCGGACAGGAGGCCGAGACCATACTGTCCAGCCGGGTCAGGCTGGCCCGCAATCTGCAAAACTACAATTTCCCCGGCCGCTGCCGCGAAGCCGAGCGCCGGGAGATCCTTGATTTCACCAAAGATCAGGCCCTTCAGGTCAATTACCTCAAGGGGGCGGCATTCTTCTCCCTGGACGGGATCACCAAGCTGGGCAGGAGAGCCCTGGAGGAGCGGCGAATGGCCGACTCCGGCCCGGGGGAGCAGCTTCAGGCCGGGGTGCTGATCTCCCCGGAACAGAATGTCAGCCTGATGATCAACGACGAGGACCACCTGAGACTGCAGTCGATCTTTCCGGGGCTGGACCTGCTGGAGGCTTTCAGGGTGGCCGACCAGGTGGACGACCAGTTGCAGGAGCGGATGGAAGTGGCCTTTACCTCCGACCACGGATTCCTGACGGCTTGTCCCTCAAACCTGGGCACCGGTCTAAGGGCCTCGGTGCTGATGCATCTGCCGGCGCTGGCCTTGAGCGACCAGAGGGAGACCATCATTGAACAGCTTTCCCAAAAAGGGATCGTGGCCCGGGGCGCCTACGGCGAGGGCAGCCGGGTCAAGGCCAACCTGTTCCAATTCTCCAACCGGACCTCCCTGGGCAAAAGCGAGCTGGAGATAGTGGAAGAGGTGGAGCAGGCAGCCAGATCATTGCAGGGAGAAGAGAACAAGCAGCGGGATGATCTGTGGAGCAGGTCCCGCCCCGAGCTGGAAGACCGGGTCTTCAGGGCCAGGGCGGTACTAAGCCAGGCCAGGCTGCTTTCACTTGATGAGTTTTTAAGCTTATGGTCGGCGGTCCGGCTGGGCTTAAGCCTGGGGCTGTTTGATTCCCCGAAGCTTCCGGAACTCAACCGGATGCTGATAGCCATGCAGCCGGCCCACCTGCAGTTTGCCTGCGACCGGACGCTGGATGCCACCCAGGAGGATATCGAACGGGCGGACCGGGTCCGGGCGATGTTTGTGTAG